The Lysobacter panacisoli genome includes a window with the following:
- a CDS encoding SDR family oxidoreductase, which produces MDIRNAVVLVTGANRGLGRALVDAFRSAGAKKIYAAARDPSSIDAGGGVVPLALDVTSPDSIAVAARTCCDVNVLVNNAGIAQGGQLFSDEGEDKARAEMEVNLFGPWRTTRAFAATLEANGGGAVVNVLSVLSWLSMPGSATYCLSKSAAWSLTNGLRNDLAGQGTQVTAVHVGLMDTDMAAGFDAPKISPREVAEQVVRAVQDGSPEVLADNTSRMVKSSLSGAQAAYLAPPGRE; this is translated from the coding sequence ATGGACATCCGCAATGCCGTGGTCCTGGTGACCGGCGCCAATCGCGGCCTCGGCCGCGCGCTGGTCGATGCTTTCCGCAGTGCCGGCGCGAAGAAGATCTATGCCGCCGCACGTGATCCTTCGAGCATCGATGCCGGCGGCGGCGTGGTGCCGCTGGCGCTGGACGTGACGTCGCCCGACAGCATCGCGGTCGCCGCGCGCACGTGCTGCGACGTCAACGTGCTGGTCAACAACGCCGGCATCGCGCAGGGCGGCCAGTTGTTCTCCGACGAAGGCGAAGACAAGGCGCGCGCGGAGATGGAGGTCAACCTGTTCGGCCCGTGGCGCACGACGCGCGCCTTCGCCGCGACGCTCGAAGCCAACGGCGGCGGTGCGGTGGTCAACGTGCTCTCGGTGCTGAGCTGGCTCAGCATGCCGGGCAGCGCGACCTACTGCCTGTCGAAATCCGCCGCCTGGTCGCTGACCAACGGCCTGCGCAACGACCTCGCCGGGCAGGGCACGCAGGTCACCGCGGTCCACGTCGGCCTGATGGATACCGACATGGCCGCGGGCTTCGACGCGCCCAAGATCTCGCCGCGCGAGGTTGCCGAACAGGTCGTGCGCGCGGTCCAGGACGGGTCGCCGGAAGTGCTGGCCGATAACACCTCTCGCATGGTCAAGTCGAGCCTGTCCGGCGCGCAGGCGGCCTATCTGGCGCCTCCCGGGCGCGAGTAG
- a CDS encoding NAD-dependent epimerase/dehydratase family protein, whose translation MTLLVTGSAGHLGEALMRELRAAGRDAVGIDIKPSAFTDHVGSIVDRDFVRRCMRGVRAVVHAATLHKPHVATHPHQEFIDTNVTGTLALLEEAVANGVQSFVFTSTTSTFGAALTPAPGEPAAWIDEDVVPIPKNIYGVTKLSAEQLCELFYRKRRLPVLVLRTSRFFPEPDDSIDVRNGFSTANAQANELLYRRVDIEDAVSAHLLAIDRAKDIGFGRYIISATTPFEPSDLPELRRDAATVVARRFPEAAALYASRGWRLFPHIDRVYVNARAREALGWKPRYDFARALDALRSGADFRSPLAEAVGSKGYHAQVFEQGPYPVAS comes from the coding sequence ATGACCCTCCTCGTGACCGGCAGCGCCGGCCATCTGGGCGAAGCGTTGATGCGCGAACTGCGCGCCGCCGGCCGCGATGCGGTCGGCATCGACATCAAGCCGTCCGCCTTCACCGACCACGTCGGCTCCATCGTCGATCGCGACTTCGTGCGCCGCTGCATGCGCGGCGTGCGCGCTGTGGTGCACGCGGCCACGCTGCACAAGCCGCACGTCGCCACGCATCCGCACCAGGAATTCATCGACACCAACGTCACCGGCACGCTGGCGCTGCTGGAGGAAGCGGTCGCCAACGGCGTGCAGTCGTTCGTGTTCACCAGCACCACCAGCACCTTCGGCGCGGCACTGACGCCGGCACCGGGCGAACCGGCGGCGTGGATCGATGAGGACGTCGTGCCGATCCCGAAGAACATCTATGGCGTGACCAAACTTTCGGCCGAACAGCTGTGCGAGCTGTTCTACCGCAAGCGCCGCCTGCCGGTGCTGGTGCTGCGCACGTCGCGTTTCTTCCCCGAGCCCGACGACAGCATCGACGTGCGCAACGGGTTCTCCACTGCCAACGCGCAGGCCAACGAGCTGCTGTACCGCCGCGTCGACATCGAGGACGCGGTGAGCGCGCACCTGCTGGCGATCGATCGTGCGAAGGACATCGGGTTCGGCCGCTACATCATCTCGGCGACCACGCCATTCGAGCCGTCAGACCTGCCGGAACTGCGCCGCGACGCGGCGACGGTGGTGGCGCGGCGGTTCCCGGAAGCGGCCGCGCTGTACGCGTCGCGCGGCTGGCGATTGTTCCCGCACATCGACCGCGTCTACGTGAACGCACGTGCGCGCGAGGCGCTGGGCTGGAAGCCGCGCTACGACTTCGCGCGCGCGCTCGACGCACTGCGCAGCGGCGCGGATTTCCGCAGCCCGCTCGCGGAGGCCGTCGGCAGCAAGGGCTACCACGCGCAGGTGTTCGAGCAAGGGCCGTACCCGGTCGCGTCCTGA
- a CDS encoding RcnB family protein — protein sequence MKHLLSALAIGFLLLSPVAATAKGKHHHDHDRHDHHDHDDDHDHDRGRHRGHHKDYRRGVVYVERRVYVDDYPRYHLHEPPRGHRWVRSDDGRYVLIAVATGIIADVLLHH from the coding sequence ATGAAGCACCTGCTGTCGGCCCTCGCGATCGGTTTCCTGCTGCTCTCCCCGGTGGCCGCCACCGCGAAGGGCAAGCACCACCACGATCACGATCGCCACGACCACCACGATCACGACGACGATCATGATCATGATCGCGGCCGCCATCGCGGGCACCACAAGGACTACCGCCGCGGCGTGGTCTACGTGGAGCGCCGCGTGTACGTCGACGACTACCCGCGCTACCACCTGCACGAGCCGCCGCGCGGCCACCGCTGGGTCCGCAGCGACGACGGTCGCTACGTGCTGATCGCCGTTGCCACCGGCATCATCGCCGACGTGCTGCTGCACCACTGA
- a CDS encoding YciI family protein: MKFLLMVYTDPVLMDALPEGEFERLMRGCLQKADELRAAGVLLDSQQLEEPTAARSLRTRNGSTAVLDGPFAEAKEVFAGFNLIEAADIEEAVRIAHSFPWSRTGSIEVRPVRDMDAVRVRVGA, encoded by the coding sequence ATGAAATTCCTGCTGATGGTCTACACCGATCCGGTCCTGATGGACGCGCTGCCCGAAGGCGAGTTCGAACGCCTGATGCGCGGCTGTCTGCAGAAGGCCGACGAACTGCGTGCCGCGGGCGTGCTGCTCGATTCGCAGCAGCTCGAGGAACCTACGGCCGCACGGTCGCTGCGCACCCGCAACGGCTCGACCGCGGTGCTCGACGGGCCGTTCGCCGAGGCCAAGGAAGTGTTCGCCGGATTCAACCTGATCGAGGCGGCCGACATCGAGGAAGCGGTACGCATCGCGCATTCGTTCCCGTGGTCGCGGACCGGTTCCATCGAAGTGCGCCCCGTGCGCGACATGGATGCCGTCCGCGTGCGCGTGGGCGCCTGA
- a CDS encoding DUF2798 domain-containing protein, with protein sequence MLTPKQAQFAFVPLVVTLMSGVMSFAMTALHHGVRPGLVSAWLHGWPVAFVVALPTAWLVLPGVRALLARATVDSVPARERVGRLG encoded by the coding sequence ATGCTCACGCCGAAACAGGCGCAGTTCGCTTTCGTCCCGCTCGTGGTCACGCTGATGTCGGGCGTGATGAGCTTCGCGATGACCGCGCTGCATCATGGAGTGCGCCCCGGACTGGTGAGCGCATGGCTGCACGGCTGGCCGGTGGCGTTCGTCGTCGCGCTGCCGACCGCGTGGCTGGTGCTGCCGGGCGTGCGCGCGCTGCTCGCGCGAGCCACCGTCGACTCCGTGCCGGCGCGCGAACGCGTCGGCCGCCTGGGCTGA
- a CDS encoding ABC transporter ATP-binding protein — translation MDAIIDVRGLTKTYASGFQALKGVDLSIRRGEIFALLGPNGAGKTTLISIVCGIVNASSGTVSADGHDIVRDYRAARSKIGLVPQELSTDAFESVWATVRFSRGLFGKPRDDAYLEKVLRDLSLWDKKDSKIMALSGGMKRRVLIAKALAHEPQILFLDEPTAGVDVELRHDMWEMVRRLRENGTTIILTTHYIEEAEDMADRIGVINRGELIVVEDKATLMRKLGKKQLALQLQAPLEQVPDALASYPLELSADGQTLVYTFDAQAQETGIAALLRRLHDHGIDFKDLHSSESSLEEIFVSLVRKGREVRA, via the coding sequence ATCGACGCCATCATCGATGTGCGGGGCCTGACCAAGACCTACGCATCGGGCTTCCAGGCGCTCAAGGGCGTCGATCTGTCGATCCGCCGCGGCGAGATCTTCGCGCTGCTCGGTCCCAACGGTGCGGGCAAGACCACGCTGATCAGCATCGTCTGCGGCATCGTCAACGCTTCCTCCGGCACGGTCAGCGCCGACGGCCACGACATCGTCCGCGACTACCGCGCTGCGCGCAGCAAGATCGGGCTGGTGCCGCAGGAACTGTCCACCGACGCCTTCGAGAGCGTCTGGGCCACGGTGCGCTTCTCACGCGGGCTGTTCGGCAAGCCGCGCGACGACGCGTACCTGGAGAAGGTGCTGCGCGACCTGTCGTTGTGGGACAAGAAGGACAGCAAGATCATGGCGCTGTCGGGCGGCATGAAGCGGCGCGTGCTGATCGCCAAGGCGCTCGCGCACGAGCCGCAGATCCTGTTCCTCGACGAGCCCACCGCCGGTGTCGACGTCGAACTGCGCCACGACATGTGGGAGATGGTGCGGCGCCTGCGCGAGAACGGCACGACCATCATCCTGACCACGCACTACATTGAGGAAGCCGAGGACATGGCCGATCGCATCGGCGTGATCAACCGCGGCGAGCTGATCGTGGTCGAGGACAAGGCCACGCTGATGCGCAAGCTCGGCAAGAAGCAGCTGGCGCTGCAGTTGCAGGCGCCGCTGGAGCAGGTTCCCGACGCGCTGGCCTCGTACCCGCTGGAGCTCAGCGCGGACGGACAGACGCTGGTCTACACCTTCGACGCGCAGGCGCAGGAAACCGGCATCGCCGCGCTGCTGCGCCGCCTGCACGACCACGGCATCGACTTCAAGGACCTGCATTCGAGCGAGAGTTCGCTGGAGGAGATCTTCGTGAGCCTGGTGCGCAAGGGCCGGGAGGTGCGCGCATGA
- a CDS encoding ABC transporter permease: protein MNLHAIRAIYRFEMARTFRTIMESIFSPVLSTSLYFVVFGAAIGGRMGDVDGVSYGAFIIPGLIMLSLLSESISNASFGIYMPKWAGTIYELLSAPVSAFEIVIGYVGAAATKSLMLGALILITARFFVPYHIEHPFWMLCFLVLTALTFSLFGFIIGLWADSFQRLQLVPLMIVTPLTFLGGAFYSISMLPPVWQKIALFNPVVYLISGFRWSFYGVADVNVGISAAAILAFLLACLTVVWWIFRTGWKLKA from the coding sequence ATGAACCTGCACGCGATCCGCGCGATCTACCGCTTCGAGATGGCGCGCACGTTCCGCACGATCATGGAGAGCATCTTCTCGCCGGTGCTGTCCACGTCGCTGTACTTCGTGGTGTTCGGCGCGGCGATCGGTGGGCGCATGGGGGATGTCGACGGTGTCAGCTACGGCGCCTTCATCATCCCCGGCCTGATCATGCTGTCGCTGCTGAGCGAGAGCATCTCCAACGCGTCCTTCGGCATCTACATGCCCAAGTGGGCTGGCACGATCTACGAACTGCTGTCGGCGCCGGTGTCGGCGTTCGAGATCGTGATCGGCTATGTCGGCGCGGCGGCGACCAAGTCGCTGATGCTCGGCGCGCTGATCCTGATCACCGCGCGCTTCTTCGTGCCGTACCACATCGAGCATCCGTTCTGGATGCTGTGTTTCCTGGTGCTGACCGCGCTGACCTTCAGCCTGTTCGGTTTCATCATCGGCTTGTGGGCCGACAGCTTCCAGCGCCTGCAGCTGGTGCCGCTGATGATCGTGACGCCGCTGACGTTCCTGGGCGGTGCGTTCTACTCGATCAGCATGCTGCCGCCGGTCTGGCAGAAGATCGCGCTGTTCAATCCGGTCGTGTACCTGATCAGCGGATTCCGCTGGAGCTTCTACGGCGTGGCCGACGTCAACGTCGGCATCAGCGCGGCGGCGATCCTCGCGTTCCTGCTCGCGTGCCTGACCGTGGTGTGGTGGATCTTCCGCACCGGCTGGAAGCTCAAGGCCTGA
- a CDS encoding DUF3016 domain-containing protein — MKPRLFVMSLALLLSTTAAMAGARHVTDKDAPRSLPDAGPVSVRWEDPSKFSDLRYSGNRYEAARGNWVEELAVYLRDRAAKQLPEGQRLDVDILDIRRAGSYEPWHGPDLYATRIIRDLYPPRMTLNVTLTGADGRVLAQGERKLRDSAFLMNDSPSNSDPLRFEKRMIDDWVREELTAPDA, encoded by the coding sequence ATGAAGCCGCGACTGTTCGTGATGTCCCTGGCGCTGTTGCTGTCCACCACGGCCGCGATGGCGGGCGCGCGCCACGTCACCGACAAGGATGCGCCGCGCAGCCTGCCGGACGCCGGTCCGGTCAGCGTGCGCTGGGAAGACCCGTCGAAGTTCAGCGACCTGCGCTACAGCGGTAACCGCTACGAAGCCGCGCGCGGCAACTGGGTCGAGGAACTCGCGGTGTACCTGCGCGACCGCGCTGCGAAGCAGCTGCCCGAAGGCCAGCGCCTGGACGTGGACATCCTCGACATCCGCCGCGCGGGTTCCTACGAACCCTGGCACGGCCCGGACCTGTACGCCACGCGCATCATCCGCGACCTCTATCCGCCGCGGATGACGCTCAACGTCACGCTCACCGGCGCCGACGGTCGCGTGCTCGCGCAAGGCGAGCGCAAGCTGCGCGACTCCGCGTTCCTGATGAACGACTCGCCGTCCAACAGCGATCCGCTGCGCTTCGAGAAACGCATGATCGACGACTGGGTGCGCGAGGAACTCACCGCACCCGACGCCTGA
- a CDS encoding M23 family metallopeptidase: MFPAVRTTRAPGGSTPRSSLIASLQALAALILLAFAAQAGSAWIPSRDAPRVKVAAARGGPYVPLGSAASTQASIDELDAPDLTVPAQYSLPDAAFDLWSSPLLDRESLPQLLPVTPVRITSGFGRRHDPFGHGDAFHSGIDFAGVVGTPIHASGDGVVMQARYSRDYGNVVMIDHGQGVVTLYAHNSRLEVHPGEAVIAGQEIARMGSTGRSTGPHLHFEVRQYGQRMNPGHWIAGL, from the coding sequence ATGTTTCCCGCAGTTCGCACCACCCGCGCGCCCGGCGGCAGCACACCTCGCAGCAGCTTGATCGCCAGTCTGCAGGCGCTGGCCGCGCTCATTCTCCTGGCATTCGCCGCGCAGGCCGGATCTGCCTGGATCCCCAGCCGTGATGCCCCACGCGTAAAGGTCGCCGCAGCGCGGGGCGGACCCTATGTCCCGCTGGGATCCGCGGCAAGCACGCAGGCGTCGATCGACGAGCTCGATGCGCCGGATCTGACGGTGCCCGCCCAGTACAGCCTGCCCGACGCTGCGTTCGATCTGTGGTCGTCGCCGCTGCTCGACCGCGAAAGCCTGCCGCAGCTGCTGCCGGTGACGCCGGTGCGCATCACCTCGGGCTTCGGTCGCCGCCACGATCCGTTCGGCCACGGCGATGCCTTCCACAGCGGCATCGATTTCGCCGGCGTCGTGGGTACGCCGATCCATGCCTCGGGCGACGGCGTGGTCATGCAGGCCCGCTACAGCCGCGACTACGGCAACGTGGTGATGATCGACCACGGCCAGGGCGTGGTGACCCTGTACGCGCACAACAGCCGCCTGGAAGTGCATCCGGGCGAAGCGGTGATCGCGGGACAGGAGATCGCGCGGATGGGGTCGACCGGTCGTTCGACCGGCCCGCACCTGCATTTCGAAGTGCGCCAGTACGGCCAGCGCATGAACCCGGGGCACTGGATCGCCGGGCTGTGA
- a CDS encoding DUF3297 family protein → MTDTPPDRLSNDPRSPFYDETVLERGIGIRFNGVERTNVEEYCISEGWVRLPVGKSLDRRGNPMTMKAKGKVEAWYREEQAE, encoded by the coding sequence ATGACCGACACGCCTCCCGACCGCCTCTCCAATGATCCGCGCAGCCCGTTCTACGACGAGACCGTGCTCGAACGCGGCATCGGCATCCGCTTCAACGGCGTGGAACGTACCAACGTCGAGGAATACTGCATCAGCGAAGGCTGGGTGCGCCTGCCGGTCGGCAAGTCGCTCGACCGTCGCGGCAATCCGATGACGATGAAGGCCAAGGGCAAGGTCGAAGCCTGGTACCGCGAGGAACAGGCCGAGTAA
- a CDS encoding DUF4019 domain-containing protein, translating to MKNLAPIALLSVLLCLGLTPASAQQAQQAQPAAPAAARDIDPNTLANAALQALALVDGGRAGELWDGASAVAKRSVDRKKFVDTIAAQRKPLGAVSARRWTSVSRHSTAGNQQLPQGTYANVEFETRFAGNRTGLELVSLRQDEDGTWRLSGYVLK from the coding sequence ATGAAGAACCTCGCCCCCATTGCCCTGTTGAGCGTCCTGCTCTGCCTCGGCCTGACGCCGGCGTCGGCTCAGCAGGCTCAGCAGGCCCAGCCAGCCGCCCCGGCCGCAGCCCGCGACATCGACCCCAACACGCTGGCCAACGCCGCCCTGCAGGCCCTGGCGCTGGTCGACGGCGGCCGCGCGGGCGAGCTCTGGGACGGCGCCTCCGCCGTCGCCAAGCGCAGCGTGGACCGCAAGAAGTTCGTCGACACCATCGCCGCGCAGCGCAAGCCGCTGGGCGCCGTGTCGGCGCGGCGGTGGACCTCGGTCAGTCGCCATTCCACGGCCGGCAACCAGCAGCTGCCGCAGGGCACGTACGCGAACGTGGAGTTCGAGACCCGCTTCGCCGGCAACCGCACGGGGCTCGAACTGGTCTCGCTGCGCCAGGACGAAGACGGCACCTGGCGCCTGAGCGGCTACGTGCTCAAGTAG
- a CDS encoding DUF4031 domain-containing protein, translating to MTVYVDDAVHLWRGRRWAHLMADTLDELHGMAERLEIPRRAFQNKTSGAHYDVPSELRERAIALGAVPISRHQDRERVRAVIRIAKAQGRGEHP from the coding sequence ATGACGGTTTACGTCGACGATGCCGTCCATTTGTGGCGCGGCCGGCGCTGGGCCCACCTCATGGCGGACACCCTCGACGAGCTGCACGGCATGGCCGAGCGGCTGGAAATCCCCCGCCGGGCCTTCCAGAACAAGACCTCCGGCGCGCACTACGACGTCCCCTCGGAGCTGCGCGAGCGGGCGATCGCGCTGGGCGCGGTGCCCATCTCCCGCCACCAGGACCGCGAACGGGTCCGCGCGGTGATACGCATTGCCAAGGCCCAGGGACGCGGTGAGCATCCCTGA
- a CDS encoding cold-shock protein has protein sequence MSNRETGTVKWFNDAKGFGFISRENGEDVFVHFRSIQGNGFKSLQEGQKVTFTVVQGQKGLQADAVQAL, from the coding sequence ATGTCGAACCGTGAAACCGGTACCGTCAAGTGGTTCAACGATGCCAAGGGCTTCGGCTTCATCAGCCGCGAGAACGGCGAGGACGTTTTCGTCCACTTCCGTTCGATCCAGGGCAATGGCTTCAAGAGCCTGCAGGAAGGCCAGAAGGTCACCTTCACCGTCGTCCAGGGCCAGAAGGGCCTGCAGGCCGACGCCGTGCAGGCGCTCTGA
- a CDS encoding DUF3037 domain-containing protein, translating into MHAPDPSRDTYDYAVIRVVPRVEREEFVNVGILMSCPAAKFLEARIEVDEARLRALAPDIDLDTVRRHLAAMEAVCRGGPGSGPIGLLPQRARFHWLTAKRSSIIQTSPVHLGRCTHTGDSIEHLMDRMVRVPRG; encoded by the coding sequence ATGCACGCCCCTGACCCGTCGCGCGACACCTACGACTACGCGGTGATCCGCGTGGTCCCGCGCGTGGAGCGCGAGGAGTTCGTCAACGTCGGCATCCTGATGTCGTGCCCGGCGGCGAAGTTCCTGGAAGCGCGCATCGAGGTGGACGAAGCGCGCCTGCGCGCGCTCGCGCCGGACATCGACCTCGACACCGTGCGCCGCCACCTCGCGGCGATGGAAGCGGTCTGCCGCGGCGGACCGGGCAGCGGCCCGATCGGCCTGCTGCCGCAGCGCGCGCGTTTCCACTGGCTCACGGCCAAGCGCAGTTCGATCATCCAGACCTCGCCGGTGCACCTGGGACGCTGCACCCACACGGGCGATTCGATCGAGCACCTGATGGACCGCATGGTGCGCGTGCCGCGCGGCTGA
- a CDS encoding HipA family kinase, whose protein sequence is MRTINVARYVTPLREGGSLPAVIEGDDDGLYVLKFRGAGQGPKALVAELVAGGIARALGLPIPELVFVELDPELARTEPDPEIQDLIRASEGLNLALDYLPGAINFDPVAEQVPGALASEIVWFDAFVSNVDRSFRNPNLLVWHRATWLIDHGAALYFHHGWDGSPSHAGSAFPMIREHVLLPQAEDIAGADARLAPKLSRATFEEILAQVPESWLGGSDTPHDPAEHRAAYVEHFMQRLAQRQRFVEEAVHARP, encoded by the coding sequence CTGCGCACCATCAACGTTGCCCGCTACGTCACGCCGCTGCGTGAGGGCGGCTCGTTGCCTGCCGTCATCGAAGGCGACGACGACGGCCTGTACGTGCTCAAGTTCCGTGGCGCCGGACAAGGTCCGAAGGCGCTGGTCGCCGAGCTCGTCGCTGGTGGCATCGCGCGTGCGCTCGGCCTGCCGATCCCCGAGCTGGTGTTCGTCGAACTCGACCCCGAACTCGCGCGCACCGAGCCCGATCCCGAAATCCAGGACCTCATCCGCGCCAGCGAAGGCCTGAATCTCGCACTGGACTACCTGCCCGGCGCGATCAATTTCGATCCGGTCGCCGAACAGGTGCCGGGTGCGCTGGCGTCGGAGATCGTCTGGTTCGACGCCTTCGTCAGTAACGTCGACCGCAGTTTCCGCAATCCCAACCTGCTGGTCTGGCATCGCGCGACGTGGCTGATCGATCACGGTGCGGCGCTGTATTTCCACCACGGCTGGGACGGTTCGCCGTCGCATGCGGGCAGTGCGTTCCCGATGATCCGCGAACACGTGCTGTTGCCGCAGGCCGAGGACATCGCCGGAGCGGACGCGCGCCTGGCGCCGAAGCTGTCACGCGCGACGTTCGAGGAGATCCTCGCGCAGGTGCCGGAATCGTGGCTGGGCGGCAGCGACACGCCGCACGATCCGGCCGAGCATCGCGCCGCCTATGTCGAACACTTCATGCAACGGCTGGCGCAGCGCCAGCGCTTCGTCGAGGAGGCCGTCCATGCACGCCCCTGA
- a CDS encoding CynX/NimT family MFS transporter — MDARTAVAPPLVRPLWRDRALVLAGIVMAAFNLRTAVTSLTPLLDSLGRDFGFGATMTGVLGMVPTAAFALFGVVTPSIAHRLGLERTALLAMVLATLGLFARAFVGDTSMLLLTSAIALSGMGMGNVVLPPLVKRYFADRVGTVSTLYITVLQLGTILPALLAVPLAQSAGWRVSLGAWSLVAAAAAVPWIAVLWMERFGHSQQAQALAHTHDRAVACGDEAPELACTRNTGRVWRSPVAWGLTLMFGMTSLTTYSMFTWLPKLMVEAGASPALGGSMVALFSTMGLLSAIALPALAVRIANPFPLVLACVVAYLGAFAGLLIAPMAAPLLWVALLGLGPSTFPLSLTLINLRTRTQSGSSRLSGFVQGTGYSLSCLGPLLFGWLHETTHGWWWPFGFLALCLLALAYGGWLASRPRMLEDTW; from the coding sequence ATGGACGCCAGAACCGCCGTCGCCCCGCCTCTCGTCCGCCCGTTGTGGCGCGACCGTGCGCTGGTGCTCGCGGGCATCGTCATGGCGGCGTTCAACCTGCGCACCGCGGTGACGTCGCTGACGCCGCTGCTCGACAGCCTCGGCCGCGACTTCGGTTTCGGCGCGACGATGACCGGCGTGCTTGGCATGGTGCCGACCGCGGCGTTCGCGCTGTTCGGCGTGGTGACGCCGTCGATCGCGCACCGCCTCGGCCTGGAACGCACCGCGCTGCTGGCGATGGTGCTGGCGACGCTCGGGTTGTTCGCGCGCGCCTTCGTCGGCGACACGTCGATGCTGCTGCTCACCTCGGCGATCGCACTGTCGGGCATGGGCATGGGCAACGTCGTTCTGCCGCCGCTGGTGAAGCGCTACTTCGCCGATCGCGTCGGCACGGTCAGCACGCTGTACATCACCGTGCTGCAGCTGGGCACGATCCTGCCCGCGCTGCTCGCAGTGCCGCTGGCGCAGAGCGCGGGCTGGCGCGTGTCGCTGGGCGCGTGGTCGCTGGTAGCGGCCGCGGCGGCGGTGCCGTGGATCGCGGTGTTGTGGATGGAACGCTTCGGCCATTCGCAACAAGCGCAGGCGCTCGCGCACACGCACGATCGCGCGGTGGCGTGTGGCGACGAAGCGCCCGAGCTCGCCTGCACGCGCAACACCGGTCGCGTCTGGCGCTCGCCGGTGGCGTGGGGCCTGACGCTGATGTTCGGCATGACCTCGCTCACCACGTATTCGATGTTCACGTGGCTGCCGAAGCTGATGGTCGAAGCCGGCGCGAGCCCGGCGCTCGGCGGCAGCATGGTCGCGCTGTTCTCGACGATGGGCCTGCTCAGCGCGATCGCATTGCCTGCGCTGGCGGTGCGCATCGCCAATCCATTCCCGCTGGTGCTCGCTTGCGTGGTCGCGTACCTGGGCGCGTTCGCGGGACTGCTGATCGCGCCGATGGCCGCGCCGCTGCTGTGGGTCGCGCTGCTGGGCCTGGGGCCGAGTACGTTCCCGTTGTCGCTCACGCTGATCAACCTGCGCACGCGCACGCAGAGCGGTTCTTCGCGCCTGTCGGGCTTCGTGCAGGGCACGGGCTACAGCCTGAGCTGCCTTGGCCCGCTGCTGTTCGGCTGGCTGCACGAAACCACGCATGGCTGGTGGTGGCCGTTCGGTTTCCTCGCGCTGTGCCTGCTCGCATTGGCGTACGGCGGGTGGCTTGCGAGCCGTCCGCGCATGCTCGAAGACACCTGGTAA
- a CDS encoding PepSY domain-containing protein has translation MTIKNTRHTVILGALMLAAGAAFAQSAPPKASLTEAQVRARLSEQGYTKVNDVKFEDGVWKADARSAEGERVDLRLDAKTGAVYPDQQVANLSEADVRARLSAAGYTNVHDVDYEDGIWNAEADDPAGKDVELKIDPANGKVIGKEKD, from the coding sequence ATGACGATCAAGAACACCAGGCACACCGTGATCCTGGGCGCGCTGATGCTCGCGGCCGGCGCCGCGTTCGCGCAGAGTGCGCCGCCGAAGGCGTCGTTGACCGAGGCGCAGGTGCGCGCGCGCCTCTCCGAGCAGGGCTACACCAAGGTCAACGACGTGAAGTTCGAGGACGGTGTATGGAAGGCCGATGCGCGCAGCGCCGAAGGCGAGCGCGTCGACCTGCGCCTGGATGCGAAGACCGGCGCGGTGTATCCGGACCAGCAGGTCGCCAACCTCAGCGAGGCCGACGTGCGCGCGCGCCTGTCGGCGGCCGGTTACACCAACGTCCACGATGTCGACTACGAGGACGGCATCTGGAACGCCGAAGCCGACGATCCGGCCGGCAAGGACGTCGAACTGAAGATCGATCCGGCGAACGGCAAGGTGATCGGCAAGGAAAAGGATTGA